The Arachis hypogaea cultivar Tifrunner chromosome 14, arahy.Tifrunner.gnm2.J5K5, whole genome shotgun sequence DNA window agtataaaatatatattgaaatataaatacatatttaaaataaattaaactacatatatatatttatggtgAAAATTCTGGTGAAGtctcgactttacgtgaagttgatatctgagagctgttagatgatttgactgatttgattaaattttcatctatGGGCTCTTatgtatcaacttcacgtgaagtcgacttcacctgagtttttacttgtatttatatataactaCATTAATGACTAATTTAAATGTACCAATAGtatttttgagaaaataaaaaataaaagaaccatGTCATTAGGATTAAGTGATGTATGGGCGCTGCTATATTTTGTCCCACGAGTGTTGGCAAGCCACACATCAAAGCCTTTGTCTGCTAAGATATATGCCAATGATTCTTCCGGAGTGTTGAACAACCATGTTATAGcatccttaaaaaaaaaataaaaaagttaaaaaaaaattaatctagcAATAACAATGATATTGTTATCTCAACAAGCAATGCACCTACGATAAAGAGACCATGTTGCAAAAAAACTGGTGGCTTGTCTGCTGCCTTGCCGGATCGCCCCGCCGGCATCCTCTGTAGGCTAAGAATGTAGCCATCTACGGTCGTAACCTGGTccagtttaacaaaaaaaaaattttcctctAATTAATGACGACGTAAAAATACAAtgattcatattatttttttaatcattttaaacttttaaaagaaTTAGTATCATGACATGATATAAAAAAAGTTTATCTGAAAAAACGTGAAGAGATATAATAATCATTTATGTTGTTTTTTTCTAtcactttaaatttaaaaaaaataatataatgacagacataaataatataatcataataaatatatactaaaattagttattaaaattaactaatagtgtaggatatatattaaaatatataatatatatttaaaaaaattaaactatataaatatttatatacaaatacattataATTGGtttagtggctaattttttatatacaaataatatttttataaagagTCCTATTAGAGagtcaatggaatatttatacaatgtgtacaatgggttatatgagttaaaaaatgaatatcATCCAtattatccagaataaccatccggatactagggataataaacatctcatcccaaaagcttaaactgattttgggttcaccaaggatcaaactcttgaccttttggatctagagctctgataccatgtcatgataccactcatcccaaaaacttcagCAGCTGATgaaaaaagataacactaatgattatatctctaatacttccattgtacaaatatttcattggctccctatactttctcttttaTAAATGATTATAATAAGCACCTTGTGTTCTTCACAAGTATAACCCTGTGTCTCTGCCATTCTTTTGCAAATACCGTCATCTGTGTATAGTGTTTTCCTCGCATGTGCTTCTGCAATAACGCAAATGAAGAACACGAGAAGCAGACTCGCTAAAATCATGTTCATCATCGACATTGTGGCTATCATGGTCTAATGCGTCAGGGGAAATTAAAAATGCTTTCATTTTATAACCAACTTTTGTAGTGCAAGGACAAAATTTGAGAAAGATTTTGCATCTTACTAGTTTCAACATTTTCTTTTTGGATGGACTTGTAATTAAAATGTTTACAAAACTATGATCAATGTATATGTACTTAGCGTTTGAACAAAGGCATTGAAGTTGAATgggtaatttttaattatttatattttgttgacTTTCAAAATTAAGTATTGTTTATTTTGACATAACGTATCCGCCAGGATTTTGAAGATCGAATGTTCATTTGTCCTTTATAAAATTTAACCTATGATATTAGACATGTAATGTAGCCATGGAAAATGATGTTTATATTTAGGGACCTTATAGTGTACAGATGTGGGTGTACAGATTTTTGTCTTTTTGTGGCTGAAAAGCGTGTCACTAAAAGTGttacttaaagagaaagtgttacccttaatcgttaacttggctctgataccaattttaacattcgacttttctttaatttcaattttaacattcgacttttctttctttttcgaaattaatttctcaaataagattataatttgtatagattcaattggtggtgcaaaattataatttaaagtaTTTACCATTATTTTTCTTGTgtgattatttattattagtcCTTGATTTATAACTCTGatttatagtttttcaatcttgttttagtttataatattcttttttgcatggattattgtatataaaatcttttatctgtttgtttttttctttaatataatttttcaaatcctcaagaacttcttttatttctacattttctgttgtttctaaatatctttttaatttttcaacttcatactccattttttctttcaatagttttaattcttttaagtcataatatggttttccaggcatttataaattttttaagtttaattccaacttgtttatgtttattcttatttctatcctttttattataaggtcattaatttcgatctgaatattatttaattctcttttatgttcctttattttactttttaatttttccgccctttttctttttattttattttctggttttttcaatctttttatacttcattatttattttagaatttctgcaaactctatcatcgattcatcactttttttcagagattctattaatttctctagttcttcaacttctctttttaacttgtcataaattatttttagagcttcgaatgctctttgatttatttcagaaataattcaaccgattttctctttcaaagagctcttgtttcttgtcttgataagttacatatatttcttctctatttattgtcataatttagtgtttagagtttcatttaatttttcgaccttttttgttaattcttttatttcagaattttcttccttaatttttaacttagatagacttaaagggctattaattttagattttcttatttgaaaatttgatgaaaataattttcctgatggttcttttaataatagaactgggttttcaatagctttatattttggtatttctgtttttacaattttctgaaataatttatcgacataaattctttctctgtttttaaatattatactatgatggctatttgttaaagcataatttattgcatatgtaattgaaaatggttcatcatcttgttccattagattttttctgtgaaatttataagccaaacttatagatcttccaagattttcagttgataaaggtatagcatatccaagatgggcgttgaatttaacatttacatttgccaagtttccatgaacaattccaattatttggtctattgggtcatcagtaattcttttgtcacagattgctaggcttattggtgaattaattcctttcatatatgtagatttgattaagacttgtatagtactaatatgaatccatccaattttagatcttttttgttgatccttaattttctcgaTCTGTTTACTtatttcttcatcatttatcaaagctatttcaagttctccattggcggattttatctttataggggcttcaagttgaatttttccatagtatattatatttttcctattaaaaacttcttttaaaaggttctgtttattaaaattttcatttgatttgagatttaattctgtttttagaacagcctgtttttcattatctaataaagcagttaatctataataatctgattcttctgttaattctaaactttctaaataattcataattgaaagactaggatgaagatgtacctttctggagaaaaacttcctttatttagtatattttacataaggtgttcttatctccagaggggagattgtaaatactaactccagaggggagtttagaactatttttcctaagggaattcttcctcAGACCATAGAATCGCCTTGGCaacttcctccttgctctcctagcatgtGAGTACTCTttgcctcctgctttctattttctgatgctttctacaattgcctaagcaacctatttataatggttgggtctgatggacaattcccatccttacccttcttatgacgtcattgcttacgtcattgtttattatcttgcaccagctacattgttggtgctctatgacctaagcgcttacgtcactatgcaataatgttgagagatgcttcagatgtgctgtcttcctctttcattatgtgaccttcagatgcgttgtcttcttcctttatcatgtgggttgattccgttttattattgctttcttcagatagcTCTGAGacgcatagctggcacttgtggtcttctctgtcttttatcaaatagcagagattcctctttatcccttcagggagcttttctaagagtccagataagttgtagaatgctgattcaaattctactaagagtctcatctctctttcttcaatttcattccttttactagacacaagcaaagtatttctgcttttataattaattcttgtgtgagattcccttgttatcttttgagttctttcgaagacccttgctagtgtgctggctagccttccttcatgactgtagattgttaaatcttgaacttgatcaattggttgaaaatttcctgggaagacggacatgaatattacttggtgtgctggaaccaagcattcttcttcttcattaaaaataggttgactgttcgtaaattttagggatatatcccttggatttacgttgtcaatcatatttttaaatctcttcactgcatcaacgaatcctgcaggaaactcactaataatttttagatcattaaaaattaaaattgtatcaattaatccatactggaaaaactgataggtgtccgatggggatgcatctggaaatataaccagctttgttagctgttctttggcaataggataatatcccaaaattgctcTTCTTTCTTCAGTCCAGTTTAGGACTATATTAAgagtttctctgagatttgatctacagacccttttcttttctttgatttcagcccttgtaggaatgtttcttattatccctgttctctgggtttgaattggagctttatctgctctttttagggtttgctctggatgaagagcttcatattccctgaaagattcctttgcttcttccagtgttaaaaaccctcctttatgaattatccttgattgatgtgtaaatggtgctgctttttcccaggcatcatatactcctttcatggggccattataaattacataatattttttatcttgggtggattttttgataatttcagcaattgttttattttctggaattttttcttcacctgatttgtccaccacgcttagctggctgagctctgatggttttggttgttgtgttgatttcattgcttcgatggccttcttgagggattggatctgtgtccttatttgctgacaatgctcgcatttttcgagttcttgttcgtatttctgaatttcttgatctaatgcgttgtagacgaactccattctcttgttaatgtatctgcaataacatttttgtcacccttaatatattcaatttttattggatattgtaataaaaataattgccatcttaccaatcgtccatgattataatcaacttttaaattatatcgtatgaaacctgttaggtagcttgaatctgtccttaatgtaaattctctgggtagtaaatcaattttccatttcttaagagatttaattgctgctagagtttccttttcatgagtggtatatctctgttctgttggagtaaaagtccctgaaatatacctgcaaagtagtTCCTTTGGGGAatttttagaatctagtgattcttttccttgctccaaactttttatagctttcttagcttttagacatcctgaccaggttatgtctgaagcatctgtttctactattaagtagtcattttcttctggaatataaagttctggaagtttttcacataattctttaatcttttgaatttgcatactatctttttcatcccatttccattcttttttagtacttatttttggaaataagcttttagtgtattctgttatattctttaagaatccttgatcagaaatataatttatacaccctaaaaatctttgtaattgttttctatcttctattttattaggaaataaatttaccttttctaggacatttggctgaagttttagctttccttgagtggatagaattaatccaagaaactctatttcttgttttgctattcttgctttctttctgctaagaactaatcctttttctttacatctttctaaaactattaataatttttgaagatgatcttctctatcctgttttgtaaaaattagtatatcatcaatgtacactaaaacaaattcatttaactcttttagattttcttccataaatctttgataaatacctggagcttgttttaatccgaatggcaatacattccattcatagagcaatacacttgttgattcttttgttggacaagtaaaagcagttagtttctttgtttcttcgtctaaacgaagttgccaatatcctgattttgcatcaagagaggaaaaccaagttgctcctttgattttttctaaaatagaatcttttcttggaagtttatgagcatcaccaatagttgcttcattcatcttcttatagttaataaccattcttcgttttccccttttaatttcattattgttttcgacataaaaggctggagccgcatgaggacttttacttaatcttataattcctttttccaaaagatctctacattctaatgaaaactcttctctatctcttgcggaataagggattttatttggaacatttatctcttttgttggatcttttaatttaatgcttactaattcgttatttgtatttttaatatctaaaggattttcagcacaaatttcatccaaaagttcttctatctttatttcaagattattttttgggatatttatttgaaagtataaatttaaataacatgtctctaatatagaaaatattttaaattttaagatcttatctatagtagtagtcggtatttttatacgttttgatttttgatttattgaagaatcgtatggagcttttaaaactatatatgttagttcttgaatgaatggatgatatagctttaaaaagttatttcctatgataaaatccattccagaatctaacatgtatatagatggaacaatgaacctataattttgaataaaaatttcaaccatctctgccttttggtcaattttatgtattgatttgtcagctattctaactcttaatggtttctttaattttttccaatcaagttttatatttgaactagcaaagcattgtgttgctccagaatctatgaaagcatttataaatttttctgttatttttatagtaataaatgtagcattattactcagtctctgagtctgtttccgagacatattcaaaaatatagtctaagttatcatcagattcttctaaaggttccatgaaacaagacttagcaatttctatttgtttagtaagatcctttttatctttctttttcggacattcatttgcatagtgtccttcttcttggcaataccaacacttacaattttcttttttatttgggcaataatcacttttttgtctcttatttttattgttatttctaaaatacctcttttttctccagtttggatagtattttctttttctaaattgatattttctttttctttgaaaatttttattaagaccatatttttgaggtatctcttcattatcctgacagcaaattctaattatatttgcaaatcttttttgagttgcttcttgcatacaacgttcttttatttcctctcttattgcagaggttgccccaccaaaattattttcaattgttcctctatttatttctcttataaatcttcccattataaactcattagcaggatatggaagttttgttatatacatactaagataatgatttttatcttcttcttttaatttgtaataatgtattctatattcacatatataggactccacattacataaatcatatatctgaatattagctaaatggttttttgcttcttgatattctttattatagacttcttgtttatgatctataatattttttccaaaaaattctttatatagaatcatcattatatataatatcttatcataagctgttgtttttgttgctaattcttctattatttggttttctattgatgtcatataatctcttatagttcctttagtatgaaaccctatgtaattccaaatgtctcttccagacaattcactaagtctTGGGTtggtaaaggcttctaataaaaaggaatttaaccagttttcgaaaatttctttttcattctttttacagtctaaatcgagcattctatctccttccatttcctggattttaggaacatattttgatggtatttttgtatattttgaatctttatttataaatccttttttaaaagcataattatcaaaacctgtttcccatttaaattgagattgattatccttagatgttccagcttcattttttacttgtattggaattgctggttcttcgtcacttgaataatctaggatgtgttcttcattttctatattttcaagatttaattcctcttctatttgaaatccctgttccataatattattttctttagccatttttaattgtttaaaaagcattgtaacttcttctaatttttcttcaatattcataattttagtggtggttttacttttaaatctgttatgttgattatattttggaatttttcttctttgggattctctttttccttatttctctgaaattttatggatactaaaatttcttcaagcatgtctactatagaatttaattgtgggttaaaggtatgataaagatgtggtgaatcatttccatgataacattttttagaaattccgtgtgaagaataagttttttcaggtttttgaagtccttcaataaaacttatagtaaaataaagattttgagagaaatcattttgtattgattttaagaattcggtgtcattacagttaacattagttaaaatcattaatttttgatctattaattttgataacttaattatttcttctcttaaatcttctaatttacttttttccattaggtgacgcttttctttgtgaagagttacggtTTTAGGTGAAAAGTGTAGCTTTAGAATGTGTGGTTAAGATTTTGCCACATAGACAAATCTTTAAAATTGCATCTGTACCTTAAAAATGTCCTTATATTTATGGTAATAAGTTCACTAGAGTATcaacaaaaaataactaatttcggtaaataaataaacaaatctaatcacttattattaattttttttaagttgttcCTTTACTcctattcattttttttactttatttcacTTTCAAGTAGTGttctttttacttaatttttattttatgtttttatggtttttagtttTTGGTTAGTTCCTTTTAATGTTCCATTGTTGCCTAACTTTTAAATTGTTGGTTAAATTAATGTtgacttcttaaattttttttatagtttaaaagataaaatttttatcttttttcacttcttattaattacttttaaaataaaaaaaaataaaattatcgaaATGACAACCGATTTGAGTAGTTGCTAAAACTTGAGTTGTCACTAAATTAAATATAGCGACTGACTTCCACTAATACTTAGAAACCGATTTTCACCAAAGGACCATCAAACCATTGTTAAATGAGATccatcacaaaaaaaaatcaattattaaatatatagcaACCAATTTTTCTGTTGCTAAAttcactaaaaaaaaaagagctattttaacatattttttttaacggtcataattaagtataaaaattaatatatatttttgacaaatatcacaaaggtccaattttttatgttttcttgatgaataatttgaccgtagaaaattaTTCCTCAAGTTTGACatttatttgttttcaatttactccaTTATTCCTCTTCTTCTTTGGGCTCCTTCAATTTTGGCATCACACTGCTCTTAGTTTGGGATCATACTACTCattttttatcttcaaaatctcaatttattcttcAGTTTTAAGAtttcatctcattctttgttaaaaatttttgttgagaattttttatgatcaataagtgtcaaaataaatagtatttttgacggttaataaatatcacagaaaatatattctcaaatttttctaacaaattattttttacagctaatatttatcaaaataagatttaaatgtttttcacaattacttatatgttaaaaatactatttttgacaaaacttctattaacatattttcatagttaaaatagtgtcaaaatttatttttttaacgaattttaattcttttttgacACATATAActctaaaaaataatctatattgttgtaATGTTTTTCATATAAATACCAAATAGCATTCACAATGTTCATAACTCATAGGAAAGAATAATgtttacataattaataatttaatcatcCCAAATGTCCTAATTATGAAATAGTCTATCATGCTATAGTTATCACTCTTCGGAACATTATTGTTTATTCACTACCTTCTCTTGCACTAAGCCATTATCCTTTTGCAAAAGGAAATAAAGTATCTTGACTTGTTGGATATTCTCTCACAGTTACAAAGCTTATaaaaaatgtaataataataataataataataataataataataataataataataataataataataatagaaaaaattaattttattttaaaaattaatttagattttattttgtttgaaacaaaataatttaaatattctatTGAGGGtccagaaaaatagaaaaaaagtaaAGTGAATAGGTCATCTATGAAGAATTGAAGATATTATCCAAAATCTAGTGAAGCATTAAATGGGCGCCACATAGACGAGTCGAGGTGGGATTTAGTCATAACTAAGTGCTCGTCATGTAAGAATGAATGTGTGATATGATAAGGTATGAAATGGAAAGCATTGTGCATCCTGTATCCATTGGAACAATTCCAAAGTATCAAGTCATAAACTCAAATGCCACTTCTCTAAGTGTAGGCGTAAGCCACAAGTGCTTCTTTTCTCAGCTGCCACGCCTCAGACTTAAATCAAAGGGACTGGGTTTGGGACCCATACACGCCTCAGCCTCTGATGCTTCACAAAAATGGCTTCTTCAGCCAGTTGGTCAGTTCACTTCCATCTTTTCCCTCACTCTAATAACTTTCATCATCTCTATCTACCATCACCTCATAACTCGGAAAAATTATTATTACGAAAAATGTTAGATGACCataagaatttattgttttttattatcaattagtTATTGATGTTTAAAAGAATGGAATAAAGTATATTATTGGGTTGGAATTAGAGAATTGATGACTTAGTGTGAGACGCTTTTTATTTTTAGCATTGTGATTCAAGTGGTGTTTTTTAGCAATGTAGATACTTGATGTATTTTTTTGGAGTAGATATCACAAATCTAAAAGTCAAatttatagttttatttttttaaaaaaaatacaaatctaAAAGTTAGATTTGtggtttacaattttttttaacaaaactgATCCACCGATTTACTTATCCcttaaaaatcattttcaaatgctcaaatttttttattacccCAAATCAGATCCTAAGTTTTGTTTCCACTTTTCAAAACAAAACTGAGCCAGATTtgtaaattctaattaattttttttatctctatatCCGTAAAAAACACACAATTTTTTCATAATTGAGCATAACATATTCTGAATTTCCATAACTAAAAGAATTAACCTAAGTGAGAGCCATAAAAAATCTCtagtatttttctattattattattataagttaTTTTGGTAtctaaaattttgattttgtCAAAACGGACTCAcacatttatttttgataaaatgaACACTCAAATATctatttggtttgataaaatGCTCTAATCATTAACCCATCACTTTGAATGATTAGGTCATTTTGTCATTTGAAGATTTATTTTGTCAAAATGAAAATGTTGGTATACATTTGAACTCTTCAGTTACCTGCTTAAAGCACTAGTTGTTGAATAGGATTGTGATTAACAAAGTGGTTGATCACATTGGAAACAAAACTGATCTACTTGCATTGATAGGAGATGGAGATACAAGGCACATAGGCTTCAAAGTTGAGATGCCAGGTGCATATGAAATTGCTTCTGTAAGTGATTTATATGAATCATTATACTTTTATATGGCTGAATATACTTCACATTAACTAGCTTGTTTTTGAATTATTCAGCGTGAGGTGACAGTTGGACGCGTTCCGGAGAAAGCTGACTTGGTGATTCCTGT harbors:
- the LOC112740850 gene encoding zeaxanthin epoxidase, chloroplastic isoform X1: MCDMIRYEMESIVHPVSIGTIPKYQVINSNATSLSVGVSHKCFFSQLPRLRLKSKGLGLGPIHASASDASQKWLLQPVGDGDTRHIGFKVEMPGAYEIASREVTVGRVPEKADLVIPVATVSAVHARIQKKQGNLLVTDLDSTNGTFVDDKRLRPGVVTTVSPGSNITFGDTHLAMFRVSKVEDDTTADTNEAIEAAEETDKEPDNAQTG
- the LOC112740850 gene encoding uncharacterized protein isoform X3 translates to MCDMIRYEMESIVHPVSIGTIPKYQVINSNATSLSVGVSHKCFFSQLPRLRLKSKGLGLGPIHASASDASQKWLLQPVGDGDTRHIGFKVEMPGAYEIASREVTVGRVPEKADLVIPVATVHARIQKKQGNLLVTDLDSTNGTFVDDKRLRPGVVTTVSPGSNITFGDTHLAMFRVSKVEDDTTADTNEAIEAAEETDKEPDNAQTG
- the LOC112740850 gene encoding zeaxanthin epoxidase, chloroplastic isoform X2, whose protein sequence is MCDMIRYEMESIVHPVSIGTIPKYQVINSNATSLSVGVSHKCFFSQLPRLRLKSKGLGLGPIHASASDASQKWLLQPVGDGDTRHIGFKVEMPGAYEIASREVTVGRVPEKADLVIPVATVSAVHARIQKKQGNLLVTDLDSTNGTFVDDKRLRPGVVTTVSPGSNITFDTHLAMFRVSKVEDDTTADTNEAIEAAEETDKEPDNAQTG
- the LOC112740850 gene encoding uncharacterized protein isoform X4 encodes the protein MCDMIRYEMESIVHPVSIGTIPKYQVINSNATSLSVGVSHKCFFSQLPRLRLKSKGLGLGPIHASASDASQKWLLQPVGDGDTRHIGFKVEMPGAYEIASREVTVGRVPEKADLVIPVATVHARIQKKQGNLLVTDLDSTNGTFVDDKRLRPGVVTTVSPGSNITFDTHLAMFRVSKVEDDTTADTNEAIEAAEETDKEPDNAQTG